Sequence from the Actinomycetota bacterium genome:
GGGCCGGGTCCTTGACGAGGTCCGCCGCCAGTTCGTCGGCCGCATCGCCCGCAACATCGAGCACGCCGCCGTCCAGGGGGTGGCCCGCCCCGTCGACCCCCTCACCGCCGCCACCGCCCTCGCCGCCATGGCCGAGCAGACCATGTTCCTGCGCGCGGTCCGCAAGGAACCCCTCGACCGCGACCTCACCGTCGAGACCCTGGCCGACCTCTGGCTCCACGCCCTCTACCGGTAGCCCGGGCGCCTGTCGGGGTACGGTATCCAGAGCAATCGGAGGAAACATGGACGAGCGTCGCAAGGTGGCCCGTTGCGGGGCGACGGACGTCTGGGTCTGGCAGGGCGACATCACCGCCGCCGGCACCGAAGCGATCGTCAACGCGGCCAACAACGAGGGCTGGCTCGGCTCGGGCGTCGCCGGGGCCATCCGCCGGGCGGCCGGCGACCAGGTCGAGGACGAGGCCGTCGCCCAGGCTCCCTGGCCGGTCGGGGACGCGGTCCGGACCGGCCCGGGCCGGCTCGGCGCCCAGGGGGTCAAGGCGATCCTGCACGCCGCCGCCATGGCCCCTGGCCGCCCGGCCAGCGCCGACGCCGTCGGCAGCGCCACCGCGGCCGCGCTGCGCCTGGCCGCCGCCGAGGACCTGACCAGCGTGGCCCTGCCCGCCCTGGGCACCGGCGTCGGCGGGGTCGGGCTGGAGGCGGCGGCCGCGGCCATGGGCGCGGCCGTGCGCGAGCACGCCGCCGGGCCGACCCCGGTCACGACGGTCGTGTTCGCCCTCTACGACCAGGCCGCCCTCGAGCGGTTCGGGGGCGCGCTGGAACGGGCGCTGGGGCCTGGCGATGCGCGCTGAGGCAGGCGGTCCGGAGGCCAGGGCCGACGGCGACCACCTGGCCGCCGGCGGGCTGCTGGAGCGGATCGTCGCCTGGGCCGGCCAGGTCGTCGGCACCCCCAACGGCTACATCTGCCTGATCGAGCCGGACACCGGCGAGATGGTCCTGCGGGTCGGCACCGGGGCCTACACCGGGCTGGTGGGCCTGCGGATGCTCAAGGGCGAGGGCCTGTCCGGGCGGGTCTGGGAGACGGGCGACCCCCTGGCCATCCCCGACTACAGCACCTGGGAGGGGCGGGTGCGCCAGATCGACGCCGCCATCTTCCGGGCCGTCCTCGGGGTCCCGCTGGTGTCCGGCGGCACCGTCACCGGCGTGATCGGCCTGGCCTTCTCCGAGCCCGGGCGGACCTTCAGCGACGACCAGGTCCAGCAGGTCAGCCGGTTCGCCGAGGTGGCCTCGATCGCCCTCGACAACGCCCGCCTGTACGCCGCCGCCCAGCAGGAGCTGGTCGAGCGCCAGCGGGCCGAGCTGCGCTTCCGGACCCTGGTCGAGCAGCTCCCGGTGATGGTCTACAGCGAGGAGTTCGAGGTCGGGGGCTCCCGCATGTGGGTCAACTCCCAGGTGGCGATGTTCGGGGCCTCGCTCGAGGACGCCTCCAGCAAGAACTTCTGGAAGACCCGCCTGCACCCCGACGACCGCGACCGGGTGCTGGCCGAGGAGGCCCGCTGCGAGCAGACCGGCGAGCCGTTCCGGATGGAGTACCGGACCATCCACGCCGACGGGCACGTCATGTGGATCCGCGACCAGTGCGTGCTCGTCCGCGACGAGTCCGGCCAGCCCCTGTACTGGCAGGGGGTGGTGGTCGACCTCACCGACGTCCGCCGGGCCCTGGAGCTGGAGCGCGAGGCGACCCGGCGGCTGCGCGCCCTCGACCAGATGAAGAACACCTTCCTGGACGCGGTGTCGCACGAGCTGCGCACCCCCCTGGCCGCGATCGTCGGCATCGGCCTCACCCTGGAGCACAAGGCCGGCAGCCTGGCCGAGGAGGACCGCAGCGACCTCTACACCCGGCTGGTGGCCAACGGCCGCAAGCTCGACCGGCTGCTCAACGACCTGCTCGACCTGGACCGGCTCACCCACGGGATCGTCGCCCCCAAGCGCCGCCCCACCGACGTGGCCGCCCTGGCGACCCGGATCGCCGACGACTGGGCCCTGCTCAACGGCCGCCGGCCCCAGGTCGTGGCCGAGCCCGTCACCGTCTCCCTCGACCCGGCCAAGGTCGAGCGGATCATCGAGAACCTGCTGGCCAACGCGGCCA
This genomic interval carries:
- a CDS encoding TetR/AcrR family transcriptional regulator, whose amino-acid sequence is GRVLDEVRRQFVGRIARNIEHAAVQGVARPVDPLTAATALAAMAEQTMFLRAVRKEPLDRDLTVETLADLWLHALYR
- a CDS encoding macro domain-containing protein, with translation MDERRKVARCGATDVWVWQGDITAAGTEAIVNAANNEGWLGSGVAGAIRRAAGDQVEDEAVAQAPWPVGDAVRTGPGRLGAQGVKAILHAAAMAPGRPASADAVGSATAAALRLAAAEDLTSVALPALGTGVGGVGLEAAAAAMGAAVREHAAGPTPVTTVVFALYDQAALERFGGALERALGPGDAR
- a CDS encoding ATP-binding protein — translated: MRAEAGGPEARADGDHLAAGGLLERIVAWAGQVVGTPNGYICLIEPDTGEMVLRVGTGAYTGLVGLRMLKGEGLSGRVWETGDPLAIPDYSTWEGRVRQIDAAIFRAVLGVPLVSGGTVTGVIGLAFSEPGRTFSDDQVQQVSRFAEVASIALDNARLYAAAQQELVERQRAELRFRTLVEQLPVMVYSEEFEVGGSRMWVNSQVAMFGASLEDASSKNFWKTRLHPDDRDRVLAEEARCEQTGEPFRMEYRTIHADGHVMWIRDQCVLVRDESGQPLYWQGVVVDLTDVRRALELEREATRRLRALDQMKNTFLDAVSHELRTPLAAIVGIGLTLEHKAGSLAEEDRSDLYTRLVANGRKLDRLLNDLLDLDRLTHGIVAPKRRPTDVAALATRIADDWALLNGRRPQVVAEPVTVSLDPAKVERIIENLLANAARHTPADTPVWVRVEHPPGGDGVLLAVEDAGAGVPAELRDSVFEPFRQGPGTPAHAPGVGIGLTLVARFAELHGGRAWVEERPGGGSSFRVLLPDAPQEG